A region of Jannaschia sp. W003 DNA encodes the following proteins:
- a CDS encoding thiamine/thiamine pyrophosphate ABC transporter permease ThiP has translation MLPLLAVAWRAEDWGGLRASDWGALRFTLWQAALSAALSVALAVPVARALARRAFPGRGAVVLLLGAPFILPTIVAVLGLVAVFGRSGWLGALGVEADIYGAHGVILAHVFFNMPLAVRLLLQGWSAIPGERLRLAASLGFRARDTFRLLEWPMLRAVAPGVFLVIFLICTTSFAVALALGGGPRSTTVELAIYEAFRFDFDLGRAALLAALQLAIGVAAAILTLRVALPSGFGAGLDRTVPRWDSGGWLRWQDAGAVALALLFLLAPMLAVLAEGALYLHALPASVWWAALRSLLIALVAAVLTAALALPMALAVARGRAWVEVVGTLAVTASPLVLGVGLYVLILPLANPVRLALPVTAAVNVLLSVPSALRALVPAVRDLDAGYGRLSASLGLRGWTWLRLVALPRLRRPLGYAMGLAAALAAGDLGVIALFARPGDATLPLALYQLMGSYRMGEAKAAALILVALSLGLFWLFERGGRARA, from the coding sequence GTGCTGCCGCTCCTCGCCGTGGCGTGGCGCGCCGAGGATTGGGGCGGCCTGCGCGCTTCGGACTGGGGCGCCCTGCGCTTCACGCTCTGGCAGGCCGCCCTGTCGGCGGCGCTGTCGGTGGCGCTGGCCGTGCCGGTCGCCCGCGCCCTCGCCCGCCGCGCCTTTCCGGGGCGCGGCGCGGTGGTGCTGCTTCTCGGCGCGCCCTTCATCCTGCCCACCATCGTCGCAGTGCTGGGGCTGGTCGCCGTGTTCGGCCGCTCGGGCTGGCTGGGGGCCCTGGGGGTGGAGGCCGACATCTACGGCGCCCACGGGGTGATCCTGGCGCATGTGTTCTTCAACATGCCCCTCGCCGTGCGCCTCCTCCTCCAGGGCTGGAGCGCGATCCCCGGCGAGCGCCTGCGCCTCGCCGCCTCGCTGGGCTTCCGCGCCCGCGACACGTTCCGCCTGCTGGAGTGGCCGATGCTGCGCGCCGTCGCGCCCGGCGTCTTCCTGGTGATCTTCCTGATCTGCACCACGTCCTTCGCCGTGGCCCTCGCCCTCGGCGGTGGCCCGCGCTCCACCACCGTGGAGCTGGCCATCTACGAGGCGTTCCGCTTCGACTTCGACCTCGGCCGCGCGGCCCTGCTCGCGGCTCTCCAGCTCGCCATCGGCGTGGCGGCCGCCATCCTGACCCTGCGCGTGGCGTTGCCGTCCGGTTTCGGCGCGGGGCTGGACCGCACCGTGCCGCGCTGGGACTCGGGCGGCTGGCTGCGCTGGCAGGACGCGGGCGCGGTGGCCCTCGCCCTCCTGTTCCTCCTCGCCCCCATGCTCGCCGTGCTGGCCGAGGGCGCGCTGTATTTACACGCCCTGCCCGCCTCGGTCTGGTGGGCCGCGCTGCGCAGCCTGCTGATCGCCCTCGTCGCCGCCGTGCTGACCGCTGCTCTCGCCCTGCCCATGGCCCTCGCCGTGGCGCGGGGGCGGGCCTGGGTGGAGGTGGTGGGCACGCTCGCCGTCACCGCCTCGCCGCTGGTGCTGGGGGTGGGTCTCTACGTGCTGATCCTGCCCCTGGCGAACCCCGTGAGGCTGGCCCTGCCCGTGACGGCGGCCGTCAACGTGCTCCTGTCCGTCCCCTCCGCCCTGCGCGCCCTCGTGCCGGCGGTGCGCGACCTGGATGCGGGCTACGGGCGCCTCTCGGCCTCGCTGGGGCTCCGTGGCTGGACGTGGCTGCGCCTCGTGGCCCTGCCGCGCCTGCGCCGCCCGCTGGGCTACGCCATGGGACTGGCGGCGGCGCTGGCGGCGGGCGACCTCGGGGTCATCGCCCTCTTCGCGCGGCCGGGGGACGCGACGCTGCCCCTCGCGCTCTACCAGTTGATGGGGAGCTACCGCATGGGCGAGGCCAAGGCCGCCGCCCTGATCCTCGTGGCCCTGTCGCTGGGCCTCTTCTGGCTGTTCGAGAGGGGGGGCCGTGCCCGTGCTTGA
- a CDS encoding thiamine ABC transporter substrate binding subunit, producing the protein MKTAIATGLTLIATSASAETLTVYAPDYFASEWGPGPAIAEAFAAETGATLEYVTGDLLPRLRLEGDATEADVVIGLATDTMQAARETGLFAPHGVDLSGLTLPVEWTDDTFLPFNWSHTAFVYDTTKLDAAPESFEALRNAPDDLRIVVQDPRASVSGLALGLWIDEVFGDEAEAVWADLADNIVTVTKGWSEAYGMFTEGEADMVLSFTTSPAYHIIAEGDDTKRAAIFPEGHYVMVETAAQVAGTDQPELAQRFMDFVLSPAFQRIIPEGNWSFPAAQAGDLPEGFEQLDLPETALLLTPEEAEARRAAVVAAFEAGLGR; encoded by the coding sequence ATGAAGACCGCCATTGCCACGGGACTGACGCTGATCGCCACCTCGGCTTCCGCCGAGACGCTCACCGTCTATGCCCCTGACTACTTCGCCTCCGAGTGGGGCCCCGGCCCCGCCATCGCCGAGGCCTTCGCCGCCGAGACCGGCGCGACGCTTGAATACGTCACCGGCGACCTCCTGCCCCGCCTGCGGCTGGAAGGGGACGCCACCGAAGCCGACGTGGTGATCGGGCTGGCCACCGACACCATGCAGGCCGCCCGCGAGACCGGCCTCTTCGCGCCCCACGGCGTGGACCTCTCGGGCCTGACGCTCCCGGTCGAGTGGACCGACGACACCTTCCTGCCCTTCAACTGGAGCCACACCGCCTTCGTCTACGACACGACGAAGCTGGATGCCGCGCCCGAGAGCTTCGAGGCGCTGCGGAACGCCCCCGACGATCTGCGGATCGTGGTGCAGGACCCCCGCGCGTCCGTCTCGGGCTTAGCCTTGGGCCTTTGGATCGACGAGGTGTTCGGCGACGAGGCGGAGGCGGTCTGGGCCGATCTGGCGGACAACATCGTGACCGTCACCAAGGGCTGGTCCGAGGCCTACGGCATGTTCACGGAAGGCGAGGCCGACATGGTGCTCAGCTTCACCACCTCGCCAGCCTACCACATCATCGCGGAAGGCGACGACACCAAGCGCGCCGCGATCTTCCCCGAAGGGCACTACGTGATGGTGGAGACCGCCGCGCAGGTGGCCGGCACCGACCAGCCGGAGCTGGCGCAGCGGTTCATGGACTTCGTGCTGTCCCCTGCCTTCCAGCGCATCATCCCCGAAGGCAACTGGTCGTTCCCCGCCGCCCAGGCGGGCGACCTGCCCGAAGGGTTCGAGCAGCTCGACCTGCCGGAGACGGCCCTCCTCCTCACGCCCGAGGAAGCCGAGGCGCGCCGCGCCGCGGTGGTGGCCGCCTTCGAGGCGGGGCTCGGCCGCTGA
- a CDS encoding VOC family protein, with the protein MDILQTQGLHHITLMGAGRQATIDFWEGVLGMPFVFEQPNLDDPDQGHLYFDPGDGRMITIFTSEARGQEHSRTPTGAGCVHHIAFAVSQSTYWGLKEKLEARGIGNSGEKDRGFMNSIYFKDPLGLLIELASYRFEPPEGATHADVLFEAHGIRVDAGDDHIADAHLAEAIVRLSRRNRRSLSEDRGPKDPYGKA; encoded by the coding sequence ATGGACATCCTACAGACGCAAGGCTTGCACCACATCACGCTGATGGGGGCGGGGCGGCAGGCCACGATCGACTTCTGGGAGGGCGTGCTCGGCATGCCCTTCGTGTTCGAGCAGCCCAACCTCGACGACCCCGACCAGGGGCACCTCTACTTCGATCCCGGCGACGGGCGGATGATCACGATCTTCACCAGCGAGGCGCGCGGGCAGGAGCATTCCCGCACCCCCACGGGTGCGGGCTGCGTCCACCACATCGCCTTCGCGGTCAGCCAGTCCACCTACTGGGGGCTGAAGGAGAAGCTCGAGGCGCGGGGCATCGGCAACTCCGGCGAGAAGGACCGGGGGTTCATGAACTCGATCTACTTCAAGGACCCGCTGGGGCTCCTGATCGAGCTGGCCAGCTACCGCTTCGAGCCGCCCGAGGGCGCGACCCACGCCGACGTGCTGTTCGAGGCCCACGGGATTCGCGTGGACGCCGGCGACGACCACATCGCCGACGCGCATCTGGCGGAGGCCATCGTGCGCCTGTCGCGGCGGAACCGCCGCTCGCTGAGCGAGGACCGCGGGCCGAAGGACCCCTACGGCAAGGCCTGA
- a CDS encoding GNAT family N-acetyltransferase: MIERFDAPPPEALAIRWRVFVEEQGVPEADELDGTDGGCAHWLLREADGRAVATLRSKVTDGEMHVGRVATLADARGRGHGRALMDAAVAEAQAGGLRAVVLSAQESAVAFYEAQGFRAEGAPYMDAGIPHRTMRRAP, from the coding sequence GTGATCGAGCGCTTCGATGCCCCCCCGCCCGAGGCGCTGGCGATCCGCTGGCGCGTCTTCGTGGAGGAGCAGGGCGTGCCCGAGGCCGACGAGCTGGACGGCACCGACGGCGGCTGCGCGCACTGGCTCCTGCGCGAGGCGGACGGGCGCGCGGTGGCGACGCTGCGCTCGAAGGTGACGGACGGCGAGATGCACGTGGGCCGCGTCGCAACGCTGGCGGACGCACGCGGGCGCGGCCACGGGCGGGCGCTGATGGATGCGGCCGTGGCCGAGGCGCAGGCCGGGGGGCTCCGCGCCGTCGTACTTTCGGCGCAGGAGAGCGCCGTGGCGTTTTACGAGGCCCAGGGCTTCCGCGCCGAGGGCGCGCCCTACATGGACGCCGGGATTCCGCACCGTACCATGCGCCGTGCCCCGTGA
- the aroC gene encoding chorismate synthase: MFNSFGHLFRVTTWGESHGPALGATVDGCPPGIPVDEAALQHWLDRRKPGQSKHTTQRKEPDAVEILSGVFEGRTTGTPIQLTIRNTDQRSKDYGEIAEKFRPGHADITYWQKYGIRDYRGGGRSSARETAARVAAGGIARAALAELAPSLRITGYMTAMGPLDVDPARFDWDEIGRNDFWCPDAEAAKAFADHLDWLRRDDHNSVGAIVECTARGVPPGLGAPVYAKLDTDLAAAMMSINAVKGVEIGEGMHAARLTGRDNADEIAMGPDGPEYSSNHAGGILGGISTGQDVVVRFAVKPTSSILSERRTVTKSGEDTTLVTKGRHDPCVGIRAVPVAEAMMACVLLDHLLLDRGQTGGVRGQIG; the protein is encoded by the coding sequence ATGTTCAACAGCTTCGGACACCTGTTCCGCGTCACCACCTGGGGCGAGAGCCACGGCCCCGCGCTCGGCGCCACCGTGGACGGCTGCCCGCCGGGCATCCCCGTGGACGAGGCCGCGCTCCAGCACTGGCTCGACCGCCGCAAGCCGGGGCAGTCCAAGCACACCACGCAGCGCAAGGAGCCGGACGCCGTCGAGATCCTGTCGGGGGTCTTCGAGGGGCGTACGACCGGCACGCCGATCCAGCTGACCATCCGCAACACCGACCAGCGGTCCAAGGACTATGGCGAGATCGCCGAGAAGTTCCGCCCCGGCCACGCCGACATCACCTACTGGCAGAAGTACGGCATCCGCGACTACCGGGGCGGCGGCCGCTCCTCGGCGCGCGAGACGGCGGCGCGCGTGGCGGCGGGGGGCATCGCGCGGGCCGCGCTGGCCGAGCTGGCGCCCTCCTTGCGGATCACCGGCTACATGACCGCGATGGGCCCGCTCGACGTCGACCCCGCGCGCTTCGACTGGGACGAGATCGGGCGCAACGACTTCTGGTGCCCCGATGCCGAGGCGGCCAAGGCCTTCGCGGACCACCTCGACTGGCTCCGCCGGGACGACCACAACTCGGTCGGCGCCATCGTGGAGTGCACCGCGCGCGGCGTGCCCCCCGGCCTCGGCGCGCCGGTCTACGCCAAGCTCGACACCGATCTGGCGGCGGCGATGATGTCGATCAACGCCGTGAAGGGCGTCGAGATCGGAGAGGGGATGCACGCCGCGCGCCTCACGGGGCGCGACAACGCCGACGAGATCGCGATGGGGCCGGACGGGCCGGAGTATTCCTCGAACCACGCGGGCGGCATCCTGGGCGGCATCTCCACCGGGCAGGACGTGGTGGTGCGCTTCGCGGTGAAGCCGACCTCCTCGATCCTCTCCGAGCGGCGGACCGTCACCAAGTCCGGCGAGGACACCACGCTGGTCACCAAGGGCCGCCACGATCCTTGCGTCGGCATCCGCGCCGTGCCCGTGGCCGAGGCGATGATGGCCTGCGTGCTGCTCGATCACCTGCTCCTGGACCGCGGCCAGACGGGCGGCGTGCGGGGGCAGATCGGGTAG
- a CDS encoding glutathione S-transferase family protein, producing the protein MQLLSSPASPFARTCRVVLLETGQADVEVRDVSASPLGGEPALNAANPSGKIPALVQDDEPTLYDSRVICRFLDHRAGAGLYPDARLWDVLALEANAHAVMEAAITITYEKRLRPEDLWWPEWFEAQWTKIARSLDAMESRSMPLLEGPLHMGQVAVGCALGYLDLRHGDRNWREGRDALAAWEKRFAAREAMAATAP; encoded by the coding sequence ATGCAGCTTCTGAGCTCCCCCGCCTCGCCCTTCGCACGCACCTGCCGCGTGGTCCTCTTGGAGACCGGGCAGGCGGACGTGGAGGTGCGCGACGTGAGCGCCTCGCCCCTGGGCGGCGAGCCGGCGCTGAACGCGGCCAACCCCTCGGGCAAGATTCCCGCGCTGGTGCAGGACGACGAGCCGACGCTCTACGACAGCCGCGTGATCTGCCGCTTCCTCGACCACCGCGCGGGGGCCGGCCTCTACCCGGACGCGCGCCTGTGGGACGTGCTGGCGCTGGAGGCCAACGCCCACGCGGTGATGGAGGCGGCCATCACGATCACCTACGAGAAGCGCCTGCGCCCCGAAGACCTCTGGTGGCCCGAGTGGTTCGAGGCCCAATGGACGAAGATCGCGCGCTCGCTCGATGCCATGGAATCGCGCTCCATGCCGCTGCTGGAGGGGCCGCTCCACATGGGGCAGGTCGCGGTGGGCTGCGCGCTGGGCTACCTCGACCTGCGCCACGGCGACCGGAACTGGCGCGAGGGGCGGGACGCGCTCGCGGCGTGGGAGAAGCGGTTCGCGGCGCGCGAGGCGATGGCGGCCACCGCCCCGTGA
- a CDS encoding ATP-binding cassette domain-containing protein — MLEFDRVAVTLGAFRLEADTAIPAGGITALMGASGSGKSTILSLAAGFLAPDRGVVRIAGRDVTALPPGERPVSILFQEGNLFPHLTVERNVGLGVRPDLRLSAEERARRDAVLARVGLEGMGARLPRDLSGGQRSRTALARALLRHRPWLLLDEAFSALGPALRGEMLDLVRDTAAAEGVSVLLVTHDPEDARRVADRLALVAEGRLMAPVPITEAFAAPSPELRAYLGT; from the coding sequence GTGCTTGAGTTCGACCGCGTCGCTGTCACCCTCGGCGCCTTCCGGCTGGAGGCGGATACCGCCATTCCCGCGGGCGGCATCACCGCGCTGATGGGCGCCAGCGGGTCGGGCAAGTCCACGATCCTCTCGCTCGCGGCGGGCTTCCTCGCCCCGGACCGCGGGGTGGTGCGCATCGCGGGACGCGACGTGACCGCCCTGCCGCCGGGCGAGCGGCCCGTGTCGATCCTGTTCCAGGAGGGCAACCTCTTCCCGCACTTGACGGTCGAACGGAACGTCGGCCTCGGGGTCCGCCCCGACCTGCGCCTCTCGGCCGAGGAGCGGGCGCGGCGCGACGCGGTTCTGGCGCGGGTCGGGCTGGAGGGCATGGGCGCGCGCCTGCCGCGCGACCTGTCGGGCGGGCAGCGTAGCCGCACGGCGCTGGCGCGGGCGCTGCTGCGGCACCGCCCCTGGCTGCTTCTGGACGAGGCGTTCTCGGCCCTCGGGCCGGCGCTGCGGGGCGAGATGCTGGATCTGGTGCGCGACACCGCGGCGGCCGAGGGCGTCTCGGTGCTGTTGGTGACCCACGACCCCGAGGACGCGCGGCGCGTGGCGGACCGGCTGGCGCTGGTGGCGGAGGGGCGGCTGATGGCGCCGGTGCCGATCACCGAGGCCTTCGCGGCCCCCTCGCCGGAACTGCGCGCCTACCTCGGAACGTGA
- a CDS encoding cytochrome b N-terminal domain-containing protein, whose translation MSGIPHDHYEPSTKGEKWVEKRLPILSLLYDTLMIPTPKNLNWMWIWGIILTFTLVLQIVTGIILVMHYTPHVDFAFASVEHIMRNVNGGWALRYIHANGASLFFVAVYAHIFRNLYYGSYKAPREITWILGIVIYLLMMGTAFMGYVLPWGQMSFWGATVITGLFGAIPFIGEPIQTWLLGGPAVDNATLNRFFSLHYLMPFLILGLVIMKIWSFHSTGNSNPSGVEVRRTSKAEAKADTLPFWPYFIIKDLFALAVILLVFFAIVGFMPNYLGHPDNYIEANPLATPAHIVPEWYFLPFYAILRAFTADVWIVQFSSWITGGIVDAKFFGVLAMFGAIAIMAFAPWLDTSSVRSGRYRPMFKWWFWLLVVDFFALMWLGSMPAAEPWATFSLIAAVYWFAYFLVILPLLGVIEKPLPRPLTIEQDFAEHYGPDKDGGSPGTGMRLPGEKSATPAE comes from the coding sequence ATGTCAGGCATTCCCCACGACCACTACGAGCCCTCCACGAAGGGCGAGAAGTGGGTCGAGAAGCGGCTCCCGATCCTGTCGCTGCTCTACGACACGCTGATGATCCCCACGCCCAAGAACCTGAACTGGATGTGGATCTGGGGCATCATCCTCACCTTCACGCTGGTGCTGCAGATCGTGACCGGGATCATCCTGGTCATGCACTACACGCCCCACGTGGACTTCGCCTTCGCCTCCGTCGAGCACATCATGCGCAACGTGAACGGCGGCTGGGCGCTTCGCTACATCCACGCCAACGGCGCCTCGCTGTTCTTCGTCGCCGTCTACGCGCACATCTTCCGCAACCTCTACTACGGCTCCTACAAGGCCCCGCGCGAGATCACGTGGATCCTGGGCATCGTCATCTACCTGCTGATGATGGGCACCGCGTTCATGGGCTACGTGCTGCCCTGGGGGCAGATGTCGTTCTGGGGCGCCACGGTGATCACCGGCCTCTTCGGCGCAATCCCCTTCATCGGCGAGCCGATCCAGACCTGGCTGCTGGGCGGGCCCGCGGTCGACAACGCCACGCTGAACCGCTTCTTCTCGCTGCACTACCTGATGCCGTTCCTGATCCTGGGGCTCGTCATCATGAAGATCTGGTCGTTCCACTCGACCGGCAACTCGAACCCCTCGGGGGTCGAGGTGCGGCGCACGTCGAAGGCCGAGGCCAAGGCCGACACCCTGCCGTTCTGGCCCTACTTCATCATCAAGGACCTGTTCGCGCTGGCCGTGATCCTCCTGGTGTTCTTCGCAATCGTCGGCTTCATGCCCAACTACTTGGGCCACCCCGACAACTACATCGAGGCCAACCCGCTGGCGACGCCGGCGCACATCGTGCCCGAATGGTACTTCCTGCCGTTCTACGCGATCCTGCGCGCCTTCACCGCCGACGTGTGGATCGTGCAGTTCTCGTCGTGGATCACCGGCGGCATCGTGGACGCCAAGTTCTTCGGCGTGCTGGCGATGTTCGGCGCCATCGCGATCATGGCCTTCGCGCCCTGGCTCGACACCTCGTCGGTGCGTTCGGGCCGCTACCGGCCGATGTTCAAGTGGTGGTTCTGGCTGCTGGTCGTCGACTTCTTCGCGCTGATGTGGCTCGGCTCCATGCCGGCCGCCGAGCCCTGGGCCACCTTCTCGCTGATCGCCGCCGTGTACTGGTTCGCCTACTTCCTGGTGATCCTGCCACTGCTCGGCGTGATCGAGAAGCCGCTGCCGCGCCCGCTCACCATCGAGCAGGACTTCGCGGAGCACTACGGCCCCGACAAAGACGGCGGCTCGCCCGGCACGGGAATGCGCCTGCCCGGCGAGAAGTCGGCCACGCCCGCGGAATGA
- a CDS encoding cytochrome c1, whose protein sequence is MLRTIKSALAALVLAPSAALAAGGEGHIIDFDFPFEGPFGTYDQLQLQRGLKVYTEVCSACHGIKYVAFRNLADGNGVGFTEEQAKEYATLFEVFDPEIDDFRTASLPDQFPENNAVNAPDLTLMAKARAGFHGPYNLGLNQLVNGMGGAEYIASLLVSYTGEEQTVAGTTLYENTAFPGGWISMAPPLYGDDVAFDDGAPADIESASQDVAAFLMWTAEPKLAARKQMGLVAFIMLGVLSVLLYLTNKRIWASVKGRRSDGEG, encoded by the coding sequence ATGCTCCGTACCATCAAGTCGGCCCTCGCGGCCCTCGTCCTCGCACCTTCGGCGGCGCTGGCCGCCGGGGGCGAGGGGCACATCATCGACTTCGACTTCCCCTTCGAGGGTCCGTTCGGCACCTACGACCAGCTCCAGCTCCAGCGGGGCCTGAAGGTCTACACCGAGGTCTGCTCGGCCTGCCACGGCATCAAGTACGTCGCCTTCCGCAACCTCGCGGACGGCAACGGCGTGGGCTTCACCGAGGAGCAGGCCAAGGAGTACGCCACCCTGTTCGAGGTCTTCGATCCCGAGATCGACGACTTCCGCACCGCCTCGCTGCCCGACCAGTTCCCCGAGAACAACGCGGTCAACGCGCCCGACCTGACGCTGATGGCCAAGGCGCGCGCGGGCTTCCACGGGCCCTACAACCTCGGCCTCAACCAGCTCGTGAACGGCATGGGCGGCGCCGAGTACATCGCCTCGCTCCTCGTCTCCTACACCGGCGAGGAGCAGACGGTGGCGGGCACCACGCTCTACGAGAACACCGCCTTCCCGGGCGGCTGGATCTCCATGGCGCCGCCCCTCTACGGCGACGACGTGGCCTTCGACGACGGCGCCCCCGCCGACATCGAGAGTGCCTCGCAGGACGTGGCCGCCTTCCTGATGTGGACCGCCGAGCCCAAGCTCGCCGCGCGTAAGCAGATGGGCCTCGTGGCCTTCATCATGCTCGGCGTCCTGTCGGTGCTGCTCTACCTCACCAACAAGCGCATCTGGGCGTCCGTGAAGGGCCGCCGGAGCGACGGCGAGGGCTGA
- the petA gene encoding ubiquinol-cytochrome c reductase iron-sulfur subunit: MSHAEDHHSSATRRDFLYYATAGAGIVVAGAAIWPLVNQMNPSADVVALSSIDVDVSGLEPGTQLTVKWLGKPVFIRRRTEEEIAEAAAVDPAELPDPLAQNANLDGAAPAIDANRTLTPPGVEVAEDAVAGGEWLVMMGVCTHLGCVPLGDGAGDFGGWFCPCHGSHYDAAGRIRRGPAPTNLPVPVAAFTSDTVIKLG, from the coding sequence GTGTCGCACGCTGAAGACCACCATTCCTCCGCCACCCGCCGCGATTTCCTCTACTACGCCACCGCAGGCGCGGGGATCGTGGTCGCCGGGGCGGCGATCTGGCCGCTCGTGAACCAGATGAACCCGTCGGCGGACGTGGTGGCGCTGTCGTCGATCGACGTGGACGTGTCGGGCCTCGAGCCGGGCACGCAGCTCACCGTGAAGTGGCTGGGCAAGCCCGTGTTCATCCGCCGCCGCACCGAGGAGGAGATCGCCGAGGCCGCCGCGGTGGACCCGGCGGAGCTGCCCGACCCGCTGGCGCAGAACGCCAACCTCGACGGCGCCGCGCCTGCGATCGACGCCAACCGGACCCTCACGCCCCCGGGCGTCGAGGTGGCCGAGGACGCCGTCGCGGGCGGCGAGTGGCTCGTGATGATGGGCGTGTGCACGCACCTCGGCTGCGTGCCCCTCGGCGACGGCGCCGGCGACTTCGGCGGCTGGTTCTGCCCCTGCCACGGCTCGCACTACGACGCGGCCGGCCGCATCCGCCGCGGGCCCGCGCCCACCAACCTTCCGGTGCCGGTGGCCGCGTTCACCAGCGACACCGTCATCAAGCTCGGCTAA
- a CDS encoding EamA family transporter, protein MSPGVFLAVLLAALLHAGWNAVVKGGDDKLAGMAGMAIGHAVPGLLAVALLPAPAPASWPWIALGVLLHFGYQCFLLVAYRLGDLSQVYPLARGSAPLIVAAVSVGALGATLSGAEWLAVGLIAAGILGVGLARAGRANPRAVWAALGTGGFIAAYSLADGTGARLSGSPVAFFGWIAVLGAVPFAIFTEWRRPGLVLRLPVRVPAAFWGGGWASFAAYAIVVWAFTEAPLALVTALRETSIVFAVLIGAVVLRERVETARIAAVLVTLGGVAAMRLAR, encoded by the coding sequence GTGAGCCCCGGCGTCTTCCTCGCCGTCCTCCTGGCCGCGCTGCTTCATGCGGGGTGGAACGCGGTGGTGAAGGGGGGCGACGACAAGCTCGCCGGCATGGCCGGCATGGCGATCGGCCACGCGGTGCCGGGGCTGCTGGCGGTCGCGCTGCTGCCGGCGCCCGCGCCCGCGTCGTGGCCGTGGATCGCACTCGGGGTGCTGCTGCACTTCGGCTACCAGTGCTTCCTGTTGGTGGCCTACCGCCTGGGCGACCTCAGCCAGGTCTACCCGCTGGCCCGCGGGTCGGCGCCCCTGATCGTCGCCGCGGTCTCGGTGGGGGCGCTGGGCGCGACGTTGTCGGGCGCGGAATGGCTGGCCGTGGGGCTGATCGCCGCCGGCATCCTCGGGGTCGGCCTCGCGCGGGCGGGGCGGGCGAATCCCCGCGCGGTCTGGGCCGCGCTGGGTACGGGCGGGTTCATCGCCGCCTACAGCCTCGCCGACGGCACCGGCGCGCGCCTGTCGGGCTCGCCGGTGGCCTTCTTCGGCTGGATCGCCGTGCTCGGCGCCGTGCCCTTCGCGATCTTCACCGAGTGGCGCCGCCCCGGCCTGGTCCTGCGCCTTCCGGTGCGCGTCCCGGCGGCGTTCTGGGGCGGCGGCTGGGCCAGCTTCGCGGCCTACGCCATCGTGGTCTGGGCGTTCACCGAGGCCCCGCTGGCGCTGGTGACGGCACTGCGCGAGACCTCGATCGTGTTCGCGGTGCTGATCGGGGCGGTGGTCCTGCGCGAGCGGGTGGAGACGGCGCGCATCGCCGCCGTGCTCGTGACGCTCGGGGGTGTTGCGGCGATGCGGCTGGCGCGCTGA